CTCGACGCGAATCGCGTCTTGAGAAGTGAATTTGAGGATGTCGTCCAGATTTTTGGCCCGACCCGGTATCTCGCCCAGCAAAACCAGCTTGAAAGCCTCCAAAATCGCTGATTTTCCGACTCCATTGACATTATTTGACGTGAATAAATCAAGCCCCGTCAGCGCCACATTGCGGGTTTGATCCTTGAATCCCTCAAAAATTAATTGCCTGATCATGATAGTTTCCCTTATGCTCTGTGTGAATAAATACGGCTCTCAAACGAAAATGAAACTGGCATCCAGCAGACCCATGATTAGCCAGCTGTCTAATTCACAAAACAAGTATCGGACATTTATCCGTATTCGTCAACAGAAAACCGAATAAAAAGCGAAAATTATTTCGGTAATGTGTATATATGAGTGAAAATTCAGACCAGCCGGTTTTGAAACGGATCGAGTTATTGCGGGGATCGCTCAGCCTGAAGGGCTTTTGCGAGCGTTGCGATATTAGTTATACCGCGCTCCAGAAATCCGTCGTCCGCGGCAAGGTTCCCAATCTGGATATTCTGGAGAAGATCGCTAAGAAGGAAGGAGTCAATCTGCAATGGTTGATCAGCGGACCGCAAGCCCTATCCACTCTCAGCGCCACGCTCAATCGCAACCTGGTCGCCCTGCGTCGCCAGCGCGGCTGGTCGCAGTCCGAACTCGCCGAAAAAGCAGGACTCGGCGCCGTATCGCTCAAGCTCCTCGAAGAAGGCGCCTGGCCGCTCAGCATCGACGAACTGGCGACGCTTTCCGAAGCTCTGGGCGCGCCGCCGCAAACCTTTTTGCTGGACGACATGCAAGTCGCGCCCGCCACCGAACTGAAAATTCTGAAATCGTCCAGCTCCGCCAAGGCGCCGAAGATCAAGGATGAAGACTATGTCTCCATTCCCCTGACCAGCTCCGCCATCGCCGCCGGGCAACCCATCATTCAGGAAGACCAGATCGAGGACTATGTCTTATTGCATGTGCGGGCGGCGGGCCGACGCGGAAACCTGGTCGCCAGCCGGGTGGAAGGGGTATCCATGGAGCCGATGCTGCATTCCGGCGATATTGTGGTGATCGACCGCAATCAAAAGACGATACAGAAAAACCGCATCTTCGCCATCTACCATCAAGACGGCCTGACCGCGAAGTATCTGGAAATGCAGAAGAATCTGCTGGTATTGCGACCGATCAATCCCATGTCGCAGGTGCAGATCATCAACCTCGACGAACAGCCCGACCCCATCGTCGGGCGCATCATAGGAGCCTGGAAGGAATTGTAAGCGCTGAAATTTTCCGTTTAATTTTTATTTAAGACACTGCATAATGGTTTCTATGACTGAAGAAACGGAATATTCAGAATCCTTCAAAATTCTGCTGGCGGACGACACGCCGATGAACCTGACCCTGGCCACCAAACTGCTGACGCGCCGGGGACATCAGGTCAACACCAGCGTCAACGGACTCGAAGCCTTCGAGTTGTTTCAGAAAGAACCTTTCGACCTGATCCTGATGGACGTGCAAATGCCCGTCATGGGCGGGGTCGAAGCCACGCAGAAAATCCGCGAATACGAAAAGACCAACACGCCCGGCAAGCGCATGCCCATCATCGCCCTCACCGCCAACGACAGCGAAAGCGACCGCGAAGAATACCTCCGCTCCGGTATGGACGGCGTCATCACCAAACCCCTCAACATCAAAACCATCGTTCAGGAAATCAAAGACATCATCAAAGCCATGCCCGGCAACTCCTAACGCAGATTGCATCTGATGGCAAAGGGCCGCAGCTATTTAATTGCGCTCAGTGGGATCAAAAGCAGTGCGAGATTAGCGTGAAGAATGTAAACGGTAATTTTAGTATGGCAACTTATATAGGACTGGTCCGAAAAGATCCGAATTCAGATTTTGGCGTCGACTTTCCAGATTTTCCTGGATGCGTGACCGGCGCGCGGACAATCAAAAAAGTCCGAAACATGGCGCAGGAAGCATTGGAACTTCATATAGAAGCGATGATGGAAGAAGGACTCCCCATTCCAGCGCCCAGCTCTTGGGAAAAAATTATCAAAGACCACGATCAACCAGACGTAATGATGATTCCAGTAATCATTTAATAAATAGTTAAGGCGAAAAGGAAGAGATATCAAAACAATTCGAGACTTTTCGGTTGCTGTCACAGGCCACCCGCATCACGTCATTGCGAGGAGCCTCAGCGACGAAGCAATCCAGTGACTTTCACAAAACGCTTAGCGACGCTGGATCGCCACGCGCCAATCAAATATTAAAACATGATACTGGCGTCGAAAAGACATGACACCCCCTCACCCTAGCCCTCTCCCGCCAGGGGAGAGGGACGGCGATCCGCCGCAGTATAAATTGCCGTAGCGCTTCAATTGCGCTCAGCGGGACCAATAGCAGTACGCGTCAGCGTTACGGCGCCTCGCCGGGCGGGCAACGCCCGCAGTATATATTGCCGCAATCTTTCAATTGCGCT
This window of the Candidatus Nitrohelix vancouverensis genome carries:
- a CDS encoding LexA family transcriptional regulator, which codes for MSENSDQPVLKRIELLRGSLSLKGFCERCDISYTALQKSVVRGKVPNLDILEKIAKKEGVNLQWLISGPQALSTLSATLNRNLVALRRQRGWSQSELAEKAGLGAVSLKLLEEGAWPLSIDELATLSEALGAPPQTFLLDDMQVAPATELKILKSSSSAKAPKIKDEDYVSIPLTSSAIAAGQPIIQEDQIEDYVLLHVRAAGRRGNLVASRVEGVSMEPMLHSGDIVVIDRNQKTIQKNRIFAIYHQDGLTAKYLEMQKNLLVLRPINPMSQVQIINLDEQPDPIVGRIIGAWKEL
- a CDS encoding response regulator encodes the protein MTEETEYSESFKILLADDTPMNLTLATKLLTRRGHQVNTSVNGLEAFELFQKEPFDLILMDVQMPVMGGVEATQKIREYEKTNTPGKRMPIIALTANDSESDREEYLRSGMDGVITKPLNIKTIVQEIKDIIKAMPGNS
- a CDS encoding HicB family protein, producing the protein MATYIGLVRKDPNSDFGVDFPDFPGCVTGARTIKKVRNMAQEALELHIEAMMEEGLPIPAPSSWEKIIKDHDQPDVMMIPVII